The following are encoded together in the Glycine soja cultivar W05 chromosome 5, ASM419377v2, whole genome shotgun sequence genome:
- the LOC114411069 gene encoding protein MAIN-LIKE 1-like: MAITQGLGRVIGRLVGRDRHDDHDAADVPERRRPIASARRQRIHQMTADARDMAEDVADMTDDVPDLAAEAPEMRADVQGGDGAEGSDADDAAEGFPGGPRDPSVLASFADHVAHAIWSGQRWHGETSTFHLPVGELTITLDDVSSLLHLPITGALHSFHALSMEEARFLLTGLFEVSAEEARAEEARAEEARAETALTRRAYVRLGWVRDIYETRCQVRQWIVAAHAYLLQLVGCTLFANKSATYVHLVHLDAFRDLAQSGGYAWGVAALVHMYDQLDEASRTTTRQLCWIYEHFPTVHQCVIDDTYQETSPRASRWLTSKTHMNGITGAPYRERCDALTVTDVSWLPYTEHRGVRAFEVISSFQGQLRWGPMVVTALPERVVRQFGYI, encoded by the exons atggctATAACACAAGGTTTAGGTCGTGTCATAGGTAGACTTGTAGGCAGAGATAGACATGATGACCATGATGCAGCTgatgttcccgagaggcgtaggcctatTGCCTCAGCCCGTAGGCAACGGATTCATCAGATGACTGCGGATGCacgtgatatggctgaggacgtTGCTGACATGACTGACGATGTCCCTGATCTGGCTGcggaggcacctgagatgcgtgcGGACGTACAGGGTGGTGATGGTGCTGAGGGGTCAGATGCTGATGATGCTGCtgagggattccctggtgggCCACGTGACCCTTCAGTGCTGGCATCATTTGCGGACCATGTTGCACATGCTATttggagtggacag AGGTGGCACGGTGAGAccagcaccttccaccttccggTAGGAGAGTTGACaatcacattggatgatgtgtcgtcaCTCCTTCATTTGCCCATCACTGGCGCATTGCACAGTTTTCATGCTCTTTCTATGGAAGAGGCCAGATTTTTGCTGACAGGTTTGTTTGAGGTGTCTGCCGAGGAGGCTAGAGCCGAGGAGGCTAGAGCCGAGGAGGCTAGAGCCGAGACAGCACTAACACGTAGGGCATATGTACGACTAGGATGGGTTCGAGACATTTATGAGACGAGATGTCAGGTCCGGCAATGGATTGTAGCAGCTCATGCTTATCTGCTGCAACTggtcggttgcactctttttgctaataagagtgcaacatacgtgcatCTGGTTCACCTTGACGCTTTTCGGGACCTCGCTCAGAGTGGTGGTTATGCTTGGGGAGTTGCggcgctggttcatatgtatgaccagttagatgaggcttcTAGGACCACCACACGACAGCTT TgttggatctatgagcacttccctaCTGTGCACCAGTGCGTGATAGATGAtacataccaggagacgtccccacgtgcttcccggtggttgacgtcgaagACGCACATGAACGGAATCACTGGAGCACCTTACAGGGAACGTTGTGATGCTTTgaccgtcacagatgtgtcctggttgccgTACACGGAGCATCGGGGGGTCAGGGCCTTTGAGGTGATTTCATCATTCCAGGGTCAGCTAAGATGGGGTCCTATGGTGGTCACAGCTCTACCAGAGAGGGTGGTACGGCAGTTTGGTTACATCTAG